A genomic window from Excalfactoria chinensis isolate bCotChi1 chromosome 18, bCotChi1.hap2, whole genome shotgun sequence includes:
- the SLC2A8 gene encoding solute carrier family 2, facilitated glucose transporter member 8 isoform X2, with amino-acid sequence MAAEESQYLLAHPTSDAYLRVQNKKLYLTTFAAVLGPLSFGFVLGYSSPAIPELRKIGNPKLRLDDNQASWFGSIVTLGAAAGGILGAYLVDKIGRKLSLMLCSIPYVSGYIVIISAQNIWMLYFGRILTGLASGITSLVVPVYISEISHTSVRGMLGSFVQLMVVTGILGAYIAGMALKWQWLAVLCSFPPCIMLLFMLFMPETPRFLLDQNKRAEAIAALQFLRGPYVDHEWECRQIEANAEEEGLSLFELKNPSVYRPLLIGVILMFLQQVTGINAVMFYAETIFEDANFQDSRMASVVVGSIQVYFTAVAALIIDKTGRKVLLYVSGFALGWGPVPWLVMSEIFPLKARGISGGACVLTNWVMAFLVTKEFHDFVGFLTSYGTFWLFSAFSCLSVTFAAFYVPETKGQTLEQIEAYFRKS; translated from the exons ATGGCGGCAGAGGAGTCCCAGTACCTGTTGGCTCACCCTACTTCGGACGCTTACCTGAG AGTGCAAAACAAGAAGCTGTACCTGACCACGTTCGCTGCTGTCCTGGGACCGCTTAGCTTTGGCTTCGTGCTAGGCTATAGCTCACCTGCTATTCCAGAGCTGAGGAAAATCGGCAATCCGAAATTACGACTGGACGACAATCAGGCATCGTGGTTTGGG TCTATAGTAACattgggagctgctgctggaggaataTTGGGAGCCTACCTTGTGGATAAAATTGGGAGAAAGCTGAGTCTGATGCTGTGTTCAATACCATATGTCTCTGGATATATAGTTATTATTTCAGCTCAGAACATCTGGATGCTCTATTTTGGACGAATACTAACTGGCTTAGCCAGTGGAATTACTTCACTTGTTGTTCCA GTATATATATCGGAAATTTCTCATACAAGTGTTCGTGGTATGCTTGGCTCTTTTGTCCAGTTGATGGTGGTGACTGGCATACTTGGAGCCTACATTGCAG GAATGGCACTAAAATGGCAATGGCTGGCAGTACTATGTTCTTTTCCACCATGCATAATGCTTTTGTTTATGTTGTTCATGCCTGAAACACCGAGATTTCTGCTGGATCAGAATAAACGTGCAGAAGCTATCGCTGCTTTACAGTTCCTGCGAGGACCATATGTGGACCATGAATGGGAATGCAGACAAATTGAAGCTAATGCTGAGGAGGAG GGACTAAGCCTCTTTGAACTTAAGAATCCTTCAGTCTACAGGCCACTTCTTATTGGTGTGATTCTGATGTTTCTCCAGCAAGTAACAGGCATTAATGCAGTTATGTTTTATGCAGAAACAATCTTTGAAGATGCAAACTTCCAG GACAGCAGAATGGCTTCTGTTGTTGTGGGTTCCATACAAGTGTATTTCACTGCTGTGGCTGCACTTATCATAGATAAAACCGGAAGAAAAGTGCTGCTTTATGTGTCTG GTTTTGCACTTGGCTGGGGTCCAGTTCCATGGCTGGTAATGTCTGAAATCTTCCCACTTAAAGCGAGGGGCATATCAGGTGGTGCCTGTGTGTTAACAAACTGGGTTATGGCCTTTTTAGTGACCAAGGAATTTCACGATTTTGTA GGTTTCTTAACATCCTATGGAACATTCTGGctcttctctgccttctcctGCCTCAGCGTGACTTTTGCAGCCTTTTATGTTCCTGAAACTAAAGGACAGACTCTGGAACAGATAGAAGCCTACTTCAGAAAATCTTAA
- the SLC2A8 gene encoding solute carrier family 2, facilitated glucose transporter member 8 isoform X1 — MAAEESQYLLAHPTSDAYLRVQNKKLYLTTFAAVLGPLSFGFVLGYSSPAIPELRKIGNPKLRLDDNQASWFGSIVTLGAAAGGILGAYLVDKIGRKLSLMLCSIPYVSGYIVIISAQNIWMLYFGRILTGLASGITSLVVPVYISEISHTSVRGMLGSFVQLMVVTGILGAYIAGMALKWQWLAVLCSFPPCIMLLFMLFMPETPRFLLDQNKRAEAIAALQFLRGPYVDHEWECRQIEANAEEEGLSLFELKNPSVYRPLLIGVILMFLQQVTGINAVMFYAETIFEDANFQDSRMASVVVGSIQVYFTAVAALIIDKTGRKVLLYVSGIIMALSTALFGFYFKMVFPSGNNSSTADLWFTLNSVSPGTESRLSWLAVVSLGLFVAGFALGWGPVPWLVMSEIFPLKARGISGGACVLTNWVMAFLVTKEFHDFVGFLTSYGTFWLFSAFSCLSVTFAAFYVPETKGQTLEQIEAYFRKS, encoded by the exons ATGGCGGCAGAGGAGTCCCAGTACCTGTTGGCTCACCCTACTTCGGACGCTTACCTGAG AGTGCAAAACAAGAAGCTGTACCTGACCACGTTCGCTGCTGTCCTGGGACCGCTTAGCTTTGGCTTCGTGCTAGGCTATAGCTCACCTGCTATTCCAGAGCTGAGGAAAATCGGCAATCCGAAATTACGACTGGACGACAATCAGGCATCGTGGTTTGGG TCTATAGTAACattgggagctgctgctggaggaataTTGGGAGCCTACCTTGTGGATAAAATTGGGAGAAAGCTGAGTCTGATGCTGTGTTCAATACCATATGTCTCTGGATATATAGTTATTATTTCAGCTCAGAACATCTGGATGCTCTATTTTGGACGAATACTAACTGGCTTAGCCAGTGGAATTACTTCACTTGTTGTTCCA GTATATATATCGGAAATTTCTCATACAAGTGTTCGTGGTATGCTTGGCTCTTTTGTCCAGTTGATGGTGGTGACTGGCATACTTGGAGCCTACATTGCAG GAATGGCACTAAAATGGCAATGGCTGGCAGTACTATGTTCTTTTCCACCATGCATAATGCTTTTGTTTATGTTGTTCATGCCTGAAACACCGAGATTTCTGCTGGATCAGAATAAACGTGCAGAAGCTATCGCTGCTTTACAGTTCCTGCGAGGACCATATGTGGACCATGAATGGGAATGCAGACAAATTGAAGCTAATGCTGAGGAGGAG GGACTAAGCCTCTTTGAACTTAAGAATCCTTCAGTCTACAGGCCACTTCTTATTGGTGTGATTCTGATGTTTCTCCAGCAAGTAACAGGCATTAATGCAGTTATGTTTTATGCAGAAACAATCTTTGAAGATGCAAACTTCCAG GACAGCAGAATGGCTTCTGTTGTTGTGGGTTCCATACAAGTGTATTTCACTGCTGTGGCTGCACTTATCATAGATAAAACCGGAAGAAAAGTGCTGCTTTATGTGTCTG GGATAATTATGGCTCTCAGTACTGCGTTGTTTGggttttactttaaaatggTCTTTCCAAGTGGGAACAATTCATCAACTGCTGATCTGTGGTTCACTTTAAATTCAGTATCACCAGGAACAGAATCTAGACTATCCTGGCTTGCGGTAGTAAGCCTAGGACTCTTTGTTGCTG GTTTTGCACTTGGCTGGGGTCCAGTTCCATGGCTGGTAATGTCTGAAATCTTCCCACTTAAAGCGAGGGGCATATCAGGTGGTGCCTGTGTGTTAACAAACTGGGTTATGGCCTTTTTAGTGACCAAGGAATTTCACGATTTTGTA GGTTTCTTAACATCCTATGGAACATTCTGGctcttctctgccttctcctGCCTCAGCGTGACTTTTGCAGCCTTTTATGTTCCTGAAACTAAAGGACAGACTCTGGAACAGATAGAAGCCTACTTCAGAAAATCTTAA
- the SLC2A8 gene encoding solute carrier family 2, facilitated glucose transporter member 8 isoform X3, which produces MAAEESQYLLAHPTSDAYLRVQNKKLYLTTFAAVLGPLSFGFVLGYSSPAIPELRKIGNPKLRLDDNQASWFGVYISEISHTSVRGMLGSFVQLMVVTGILGAYIAGMALKWQWLAVLCSFPPCIMLLFMLFMPETPRFLLDQNKRAEAIAALQFLRGPYVDHEWECRQIEANAEEEGLSLFELKNPSVYRPLLIGVILMFLQQVTGINAVMFYAETIFEDANFQDSRMASVVVGSIQVYFTAVAALIIDKTGRKVLLYVSGIIMALSTALFGFYFKMVFPSGNNSSTADLWFTLNSVSPGTESRLSWLAVVSLGLFVAGFALGWGPVPWLVMSEIFPLKARGISGGACVLTNWVMAFLVTKEFHDFVGFLTSYGTFWLFSAFSCLSVTFAAFYVPETKGQTLEQIEAYFRKS; this is translated from the exons ATGGCGGCAGAGGAGTCCCAGTACCTGTTGGCTCACCCTACTTCGGACGCTTACCTGAG AGTGCAAAACAAGAAGCTGTACCTGACCACGTTCGCTGCTGTCCTGGGACCGCTTAGCTTTGGCTTCGTGCTAGGCTATAGCTCACCTGCTATTCCAGAGCTGAGGAAAATCGGCAATCCGAAATTACGACTGGACGACAATCAGGCATCGTGGTTTGGG GTATATATATCGGAAATTTCTCATACAAGTGTTCGTGGTATGCTTGGCTCTTTTGTCCAGTTGATGGTGGTGACTGGCATACTTGGAGCCTACATTGCAG GAATGGCACTAAAATGGCAATGGCTGGCAGTACTATGTTCTTTTCCACCATGCATAATGCTTTTGTTTATGTTGTTCATGCCTGAAACACCGAGATTTCTGCTGGATCAGAATAAACGTGCAGAAGCTATCGCTGCTTTACAGTTCCTGCGAGGACCATATGTGGACCATGAATGGGAATGCAGACAAATTGAAGCTAATGCTGAGGAGGAG GGACTAAGCCTCTTTGAACTTAAGAATCCTTCAGTCTACAGGCCACTTCTTATTGGTGTGATTCTGATGTTTCTCCAGCAAGTAACAGGCATTAATGCAGTTATGTTTTATGCAGAAACAATCTTTGAAGATGCAAACTTCCAG GACAGCAGAATGGCTTCTGTTGTTGTGGGTTCCATACAAGTGTATTTCACTGCTGTGGCTGCACTTATCATAGATAAAACCGGAAGAAAAGTGCTGCTTTATGTGTCTG GGATAATTATGGCTCTCAGTACTGCGTTGTTTGggttttactttaaaatggTCTTTCCAAGTGGGAACAATTCATCAACTGCTGATCTGTGGTTCACTTTAAATTCAGTATCACCAGGAACAGAATCTAGACTATCCTGGCTTGCGGTAGTAAGCCTAGGACTCTTTGTTGCTG GTTTTGCACTTGGCTGGGGTCCAGTTCCATGGCTGGTAATGTCTGAAATCTTCCCACTTAAAGCGAGGGGCATATCAGGTGGTGCCTGTGTGTTAACAAACTGGGTTATGGCCTTTTTAGTGACCAAGGAATTTCACGATTTTGTA GGTTTCTTAACATCCTATGGAACATTCTGGctcttctctgccttctcctGCCTCAGCGTGACTTTTGCAGCCTTTTATGTTCCTGAAACTAAAGGACAGACTCTGGAACAGATAGAAGCCTACTTCAGAAAATCTTAA